A portion of the Methanobrevibacter sp. TMH8 genome contains these proteins:
- the cbiD gene encoding cobalt-precorrin-5B (C(1))-methyltransferase CbiD, with the protein MINNQKKSLVNQKLNDSKIDFGVTTGSIATATSLAALERILDPEKVIDFVRISTPFDEIDVIIEKSSLLSENKAESIGVKYPYNDPDVTVNLKIISSVELIDKSEYNNKSKSRFKSNIIIEGGIGVGKVTKPGLQIPIGKSAINPTPLTMIEKNLNDLVPNGKIAKVIISVPDGEKIAKKTMNPKLGIVGGISILGTTGIARAMSSKAYKDSLICQMDIAMAMIKESNYTKDDLIFVPGNIGEKLALENLVLKNNEMPIKEQIIQTGNYVGFMLSYANKIGINNLILYGHIGKLVKLASGIFNTKHSVADGRREVIATHAGLCGADKETIESVFKSKNTEEMIEILKKKDIDKDVLNSISLTIRKICLERFNLNVKVILVDMQGNQLNSM; encoded by the coding sequence ATGATAAATAATCAAAAGAAATCTTTAGTGAATCAAAAACTTAATGATTCAAAAATTGATTTTGGAGTAACTACTGGAAGTATAGCTACAGCTACATCTTTAGCAGCTCTTGAAAGAATTCTTGATCCAGAAAAAGTTATAGATTTTGTTAGAATTTCAACTCCTTTTGATGAAATTGATGTTATAATTGAAAAATCTTCTCTTTTAAGTGAAAATAAAGCGGAATCTATTGGGGTTAAATATCCTTACAATGATCCTGATGTTACTGTTAATTTAAAAATTATTTCTTCTGTTGAATTAATAGATAAATCTGAATATAATAATAAATCTAAATCTAGATTTAAATCTAATATTATTATTGAAGGTGGAATAGGTGTTGGAAAAGTCACAAAACCAGGACTTCAAATTCCTATAGGAAAGTCAGCTATAAATCCAACTCCTTTAACAATGATAGAAAAAAACTTGAATGATCTTGTTCCCAATGGAAAAATTGCTAAAGTCATTATTTCTGTTCCTGATGGTGAAAAAATAGCTAAAAAAACTATGAATCCTAAATTAGGCATTGTTGGTGGGATTTCTATTCTTGGAACTACTGGAATAGCTAGAGCAATGTCTTCTAAAGCTTATAAAGATTCTCTTATTTGTCAAATGGATATAGCTATGGCTATGATTAAGGAAAGTAATTATACAAAAGATGATCTTATTTTTGTTCCAGGAAATATAGGTGAAAAATTAGCACTTGAAAATTTAGTACTTAAAAACAATGAAATGCCAATAAAAGAGCAGATTATTCAAACAGGAAATTATGTTGGTTTTATGCTCTCTTATGCAAATAAAATAGGAATAAATAATCTGATTCTTTACGGACATATTGGAAAACTTGTTAAACTAGCTAGTGGAATTTTTAATACTAAACATTCTGTAGCTGATGGAAGACGTGAAGTAATAGCTACTCATGCTGGATTATGTGGTGCTGATAAAGAAACTATTGAGTCAGTTTTCAAATCAAAAAATACTGAAGAAATGATTGAAATTCTTAAAAAGAAAGATATTGATAAAGATGTTTTAAATAGCATTAGCTTAACTATTAGAAAAATTTGTTTAGAAAGATTTAATCTTAATGTTAAAGTAATACTTGTAGATATGCAAGGGAATCAACTTAATTCAATGTAA
- a CDS encoding MJ0307 family thioredoxin, with protein sequence MLKVEVFTSPSCPYCPMAEQIVEEAKREIGSEMEVEVVNIMTDRQRAVDYGIMAVPAIAINGVVEFVGAPTKEELMAKLKV encoded by the coding sequence ATGTTAAAAGTAGAAGTATTTACATCCCCAAGTTGTCCCTACTGCCCAATGGCTGAACAAATTGTTGAAGAAGCAAAAAGAGAGATAGGGTCTGAAATGGAAGTAGAAGTCGTTAACATAATGACTGACAGACAAAGGGCTGTTGATTATGGTATAATGGCAGTTCCAGCCATAGCTATTAATGGCGTTGTTGAGTTTGTTGGAGCTCCAACAAAAGAAGAATTAATGGCTAAACTAAAAGTTTAA
- a CDS encoding DUF308 domain-containing protein, translating into MENKTIVGILAIIFGLLIMIFPFMSQFVLSVIAGIGLLILGIFFLIQGASLWTLTKAGSIAYIIIGFLGMLVGIMLLGNVLLFGVLISLYLYIAGFMLLFAGLVGIFTRSAMMTKASSALMLILGIITIVLGYFALLSPVYVAIILGISLVIDGIAIAMGNYDGIIEE; encoded by the coding sequence ATGGAAAATAAAACAATTGTAGGAATTTTGGCGATTATATTTGGTCTTTTAATAATGATTTTCCCATTTATGAGTCAATTTGTATTATCTGTAATAGCAGGGATCGGATTACTTATTTTAGGTATTTTCTTCCTTATTCAAGGAGCTAGTCTTTGGACACTTACAAAAGCAGGTTCTATTGCATATATAATAATTGGTTTCTTAGGAATGCTTGTTGGAATAATGCTTTTAGGGAATGTATTATTATTTGGAGTATTAATTAGTTTGTACTTATATATAGCTGGTTTCATGCTTTTATTTGCAGGTTTAGTAGGTATATTTACAAGATCTGCAATGATGACAAAAGCTTCATCTGCATTAATGTTAATTTTAGGTATAATAACTATAGTACTTGGATATTTCGCATTATTAAGTCCAGTATATGTAGCTATTATTTTAGGTATAAGTTTAGTCATTGATGGAATAGCTATTGCAATGGGAAATTATGATGGAATAATTGAAGAGTAA